In the Oncorhynchus keta strain PuntledgeMale-10-30-2019 chromosome 32, Oket_V2, whole genome shotgun sequence genome, caaggctcagagcgagcgagtgacgtttgaaacgctactAGTGCGTGCTAACTAGtcagccatttcacatcggttacaccagcctaatctcgggagttgatatgcttgaagtcataaacagcgcaatgcttgaatgaagagctgctggcaaaatgcaggAAAGAGCTGGTTGAATGAATGTTTGCTCGCCTTcatctgcctaccaccgctcagtcagatacttagatatttgtatgctcagtcagattataccAAAGcatgacacgctagataatatctagtaatatcatcaaccatgtgtagttaactagtgattatgattgattgatagtGTTTTATgagaagtttaatgctagctaaaAATTTACCTTGGTTTACTGCATTAGCGTAattctccttgtggagtgcaacaagaggCAGGCCGTTaattgcgttggactagtgaaAATCTGTCgtagaacaaggcagttaacccaccgttcctgggccgtcattgaaaataagaatgtgttcttaactgacttgcctagttaaataacgattaaataaaggtgtgaaaaaaaaacaacttgaaatcggccccaaaTAATCGCCCATTGCGATTAATCGGTGGACCTCTACCCTGGACCCACCCATCaaaatgtgacaaatacagttgaTTGTCTCTTTGTTTGTCATTAGTGGTTGGATTGGTTGCCAGGTTAGAATATTCTTGTCCTGTTTACAAGATTTGATAATGTTTTGCCTAATCTCATGTCTCTGAGATGCTTGAAGCGATCAATGAAATGAAAAGGTGGTCTCCTCCAGAAATTCCATACACGCAGGTCATATATCCCTTCCACGTTTACAGCTCACTGAACAACCTATTAGTTATTCAGACAAGTTTTTTGACGGCCTGTGCAGCTCAGTGGAGTCGCTATGCGTTGTTTCATGTCTGGGTGCATTAGACAAACCCACTGGAACTCTGATCAATACATTCAGAGCCACCTGTTTCAACTTCGCTTAGTAAACACAACCTATTTCTAATTTGCAACACCCAGAGCACATGTGTGGGTTTACTCTGTCAACAAGGCCTCAGCTGTGTTAGAGAGTGGAGTGGTTCCACATGGGCAGGGGTTATGTACTCTGAAAAACATGGATTATCTGGAGACAGACAGGTCCTACCACTGCTTTGTAACAGCATATGGATGGTGGTGTCCTAGTAACCTCCCTTGGGGTGAAATGTCAACTGGATGGAGCCAAGGAGAGGGGTTTTGGGATCCCTCCTAAATGAAGGGGTTTAGGATCTTCCTACTGATCTTCAAAGGAAGTAGCTTGGGAAATAGTCACGTATATGGCTTTGGTCCGGGGGATTTTGACCTTACTGAGTCCCCTGACCGCTTCAAAGTTTCACAGACTCTTACTTTGGGAGATTAGAGAACTGGGCTGAGTCAGTTTCAAGTGTTTTGGGCGTGAAGAGGCTGTGAAAAAGCTTTAGACCTAATGCTAAGAGATCACCATGCGTGTTGATTCACCCTGAATATGGCACAGTGATTTAGAAATGTTGGAGGTTTAACCAATACATTACTGGTAGCTTATATATCGCGTGTGCGACCCTCTTTATTTCTATAGCCTACGATTCAGTCATCATAACAGAAACTGACAAAAGGTAATGATTGTGTTAAGTGATCTGACCAGTGATGTGAGGTTCTTTGAGCTTTGAGTCCTTTGAACACACTCTGTTGTGTTTCCAGTCTATGTCGCTGATCCAGGATCTACTGAAGGAGATCCAGGACCTGAAGGAGTCCAGAGACGACCTGAAGAAAGAGGTCAAGAGCCTCCAGAACCAACTCAACCAGGTCAGACACACATCCATACTGGCAAACCCTCATAGTGAGGAGGGATTGCAGATAGATAACATTTGGCAAACtttctcatttccctcattaatctacagtAGGGGATATACCCAGTGCTCATCCCTAGGGAATCcttctccatctcaccaccccaCACAGTGGTGAAATATAGAGTCATGTAGAGCCCGATCCACCCTGGCCCTGgtcccttccctccatccctctctgtaggGGACATGGAGTCATACAGAGGGCAACAGCATCAAAGAGCCACAGCTTATCTCTGGCAACCTGGCATGTCACTCACCCCAACAATAGAGTGAGGATAATAGGGATCATCCTACATGTCTGTTTCCATCTGGTAGCATGACGTTGCTCTGGGTATTTTTGGGTTCCAGCTGAATATGAGTGAGCTGGTTGACAGAATCAACGAAGTGGAACAGTACTGCCACCGACTGGACAACCTGGACTCTGCCACCGTGAGTTGGAACTGAGGAGACTACTTTCCAAGCTCAGAAATTATATACTACATTGTTAAGAGGAGACAAACAATAGTTTAGTACTGTAGTAGCTAACTAGTAAAAATAGGTTAATCATGACTTCCTCTCTttcttgtcttctctctatcacaGAAAGAGCTGCAGGACAGAGTTGGGCGTTACCCAGACCCAGACGAGCTCATCCAGTGTGTGACCTGGGACATCATGCAGACCACCTTGGTTAGCGAGCAACAGAATCTGCAAAAGGCATGTCTTATGTCTTGCTTGAAAGAGCGAGATTCCTTTATCAAGCAATCATATACAAGACATAGGAATAGACATTAGCTTTGTGTTGATGGTAGCTATTTCTCCAATAGGAAATCAAGCACTCAGTCCCTGTCCCCACATCAGTTGTCATGACCACCATGACTCCTTTCAGCGTCTCTGCCAATGCCAATACTGGAGCTGCTGCCTTCGCTCCTGGCACTGTAACTGTCAGCCAGCATGGGGGGGCGCTGCCCCAGCAGTCCCTCTCTGATGCAGCTGCTGCCTTCACTCCTGGCACTGTCACTGCCAGCCAGCATGGGGGGGCGCTGCCCCAGCAGTCCCTCTCTGATGCAGCTGTTGCCTTCACTCCTGGCACTGGCACTGTCACTGCCAGCCAGTATGGGGGGGCGCTGCCCCAGCAGTCCCTCTCTGATGCAGCTGTTGCCTTCACTCCTGGCACTGGCACTGTCACTGCCAGCCAGCATGGGGGGGCGCTGCCCCAGCAGTCCCTTTCTGATGGAGCTGCTGCCTTCACTCCTGGCACTGTCACTGCCAGCCAGTATGGGGGGGCGCTGCCCCAGCAGTCCCTCTCTGATGGAGCTGCTGCCTTCACTCCTGGCACTGTCACTGCCAGCCAGCATGGGGGGGCGCTGCCCCAGCAGTCCCTCTCTGATGGAGCTCTGATGGTGGGCAGCAAACCCCTGTCTCGTGTGGCCAGCGGGGCAGAGCGTTACCCAGAGACAGTGGAGGCCCTGAGGGACGTGGGCAGGCTCAGGGAGAGACACAACACCCTGGAGACCAGAGTAGAGCTGCTGGAAGCAGGCAAGGCTGACCAGGCCCAGCTCCAGCACCTCCGGGAGCTCCTCCCTGACATGGGTAAGATAACAACAATTGGATAGTGTATGGCTATTCTATGTTTTCTTTTACTGAATGATGTATTTTGTGTGGGATGACCATTTTTGTCCTGaatgtgtaggggacagggatgTGCCTGACAATCTGTTGGATCAACTGACTCATCTGAGAGTTCTGGTCGACAGCCTGATGGGTGACAGAGCCAAGGTGAGCGAGGAAGatgtacgcacgcacacacgcacacacacacacattgttgaTGGCCCCATGTCCCTGTCATAGCTGGGAGAACTGGAGCAGCTGATTCTGAACATAGGAACAGTTCAGGGCTCAGAGGGAGGCTCAGAAACAGCCAAAGGGTCAGACAGTGAGGACTCCTCTGACTCTCCTAAACAAGGACAGCTCAGACTGCAGATATTATACCTCAGGTAAACAACGACACAGGAGCACACAGGAAGGCTAAATATAAATTATAGATAGTTTTTATGGAAGCTACATTTGATATCATTTGGAGGTTGGCGGTACCTTAATTGGGaagaacgggctcgtggtaactactggagcggaatcagtggaatggtatgaaatacatcaaacacatggtttccaggtgtatgatgccattccatttgctctgttccggaCATTATTACGAGCCGTTCTTCCCTCAGCAGTTTTATGGCCAGTTGAGATGTGGTAGTTTTCCATTGGAAGAGAGGTGGTGGCCTGCTCCTCATGGCCTGGTGCACCTGTTCCACCACTCTGTGTTCAGGAACGCAGTGCAGAAAGTGGAGGAAGAGGTGCTACTGCTGAAGACTGAGAACACATCAGCCAAGGCTGAGCAGAAGACCAAGAAAGACAGACAGCTACAGgatcaggttagacagacagacagacagacggacggacggacggacagacagacattccAGTGCATATAGACATTTGAATACACTGTCAGGTCTAACACCAGAGTGTAAAACCTTCAACTGTAGAATATAGCTGAGACAGCATCATCCATAATGTAGCAGCAAGTGGCCCCAACATGGCCCTCATACTGCCCTCTCACCGCAGATGGACAACCTGCGAGGCATGCTGGAGGACATGATGGCGTCCTCCTCCTCGCTGCTCTCCCAGAGCTTCCAGCAGGAGCCCCAGGGGTCAGAGCAGGGCCAGGGCAGcggtcaggcaggcgggcagcAAGGCTCCACGTGCCCCTCCTGCTCTGTAGATGTGAGCAGGAAGGTCAGCCAGCTGTTCCAGCGCTATGAGAATCTGCAGGGCCTCGTTAGCAGATTCATGAATCAGCAGGGAGGAGGCAGACCTGGAGCGGAGGTACTATAGGCAGGGCCAGGATAAAGGATGAAACAGAATACCAAAGGGTTTCAATTAAATAATGGGTCTGTTATGTTGAACCCTGAGGGAGGGATACGTTTAGAGATGATATGTAAGGGAAGCTCTATCAGGGCAGCAGTGTGTTAAGGGAAAGGAGTGTGTCAGTGCCAGGCTCTCCATGGCAGTGGGGCCATGGCTGTGTATTACAGACATAgaaccctgtctctgtgttgtttctGCCAGAGCTCGGAGCTGATGAATGACGTTCAGGGAGCCATCATGCAGCTGCAGGCTGAGTGTGAGAAGCTCCACGGCACAGCCAACCACCTGATTAAGGAGCACGGCCAGAAACAGGTCCACATCGACGTGAGTCTGGGAGGGAGGGCCATAGGGGAATAGGAAATGCTCCATGCTGTACTTCTGTTCCAAACCACAGAATAATGTCTTTCTGTCACAGCATTTGTACAAGTCCATGGAAGAACTGGACGAGAAGAAAGCTGACAAAGAGCTTGTGGAGATGGAGATTGAAATCGTAGGTCTCTCACCACAACATGGCATAGTTTATCTTTCTCTCAGTGTGTTATACTCAACTCAGGTGAACTCTCACAAGTTCTCATGTTGATGTTAGTCTAGACGAGCTTCCACAAGTCCATTCAAGACCATAGGGGTACCTACAAATCCCAACATGCTCAAGTTCACCTGTACCAGCCCATGCAAAACCCTACCAAGCCCATACGTGTCCATACACAAGTTCATACACACATGTATTTATCCCTACAAGCTCACACAGGTTTCACCTAATCCTTACAAATTAATACAGGTTTCACCTAATCCTTACAAATTAATACAGGTTTCACCTAATCCTTACAAGATCACACAGGTTTCACCTAATCCTTACAAATTAATACAGGTTTCACCTAATCCTTACAAGTTACTACAGGTTTCACCTAATCCTTTACAAGTCCATACAGGTTTATTAATTTACAAGTTAATACAGGTTTCACCTAACCCTTACAAGTCCATACAGGTTTCACCTAATCCTTTACAAGTCCATACAGGTTTCACCTAATCCTTACAAGTCCATACAGGTTTCACCTAATCCTTACAAGTTAATACAGGTTTCACCTAATCCTTACAAGTCCATACA is a window encoding:
- the LOC118383098 gene encoding glutamine-rich protein 2 isoform X1; its protein translation is MSADISLFDLVNLSIGTPEVGAVNFNALHTLLHAILGHLKIQNVTTGWREQDAPPQEPHGPHLTKSSSPYHHMEEKLRQIERQMAALEKLPSGTDLLSRTASTTTPVNDLWQLMQLRRKAQASEDGVSKSMSLIQDLLKEIQDLKESRDDLKKEVKSLQNQLNQLNMSELVDRINEVEQYCHRLDNLDSATKELQDRVGRYPDPDELIQCVTWDIMQTTLVSEQQNLQKEIKHSVPVPTSVVMTTMTPFSVSANANTGAAAFAPGTVTVSQHGGALPQQSLSDAAAAFTPGTVTASQHGGALPQQSLSDAAVAFTPGTGTVTASQYGGALPQQSLSDAAVAFTPGTGTVTASQHGGALPQQSLSDGAAAFTPGTVTASQYGGALPQQSLSDGAAAFTPGTVTASQHGGALPQQSLSDGALMVGSKPLSRVASGAERYPETVEALRDVGRLRERHNTLETRVELLEAGKADQAQLQHLRELLPDMGDRDVPDNLLDQLTHLRVLVDSLMGDRAKLGELEQLILNIGTVQGSEGGSETAKGSDSEDSSDSPKQGQLRLQILYLRNAVQKVEEEVLLLKTENTSAKAEQKTKKDRQLQDQMDNLRGMLEDMMASSSSLLSQSFQQEPQGSEQGQGSGQAGGQQGSTCPSCSVDVSRKVSQLFQRYENLQGLVSRFMNQQGGGRPGAESSELMNDVQGAIMQLQAECEKLHGTANHLIKEHGQKQVHIDHLYKSMEELDEKKADKELVEMEIEIKADKRALETKVSRMQFDSMTEELNTMFQELLSKITGQEQDWHKIIDKISTEMECKLDRIELDPVKKQLEDRWKSIRKQLQAQPAPKEDDAAGIRKQLVARFHCISCDRPVDMLTPGPHLVTLPSTPGLPSHKSNRPYTIYELEQVRQHCRSERIPEMADYSYLAMSRSCGGSHTVTYPNRRYTRLQQFSHFIQAEEETPPISSSPLRIQPEEVDILGLDGHIYKGRLKTRSVKTVDARLPTIFPKDAGMCKSKDKIMRSQFQKPGCTEPGCVTPVRPQSAKTQRSRSVSGSSVRDRPMSSLGCLSQATLPQSSSHADTTSELLQQDLELHVDLSQSEVEPVIIL
- the LOC118383098 gene encoding glutamine-rich protein 2 isoform X2; this encodes MSADISLFDLVNLSIGTPEVGAVNFNALHTLLHAILGHLKIQNVTTGWREQDAPPQEPHGPHLTKSSSPYHHMEEKLRQIERQMAALEKLPSGTDLLSRTASTTTPVNDLWQLMQLRRKAQASEDGVSKSMSLIQDLLKEIQDLKESRDDLKKEVKSLQNQLNQLNMSELVDRINEVEQYCHRLDNLDSATKELQDRVGRYPDPDELIQCVTWDIMQTTLVSEQQNLQKEIKHSVPVPTSVVMTTMTPFSVSANANTGAAAFAPGTVTVSQHGGALPQQSLSDAAAAFTPGTVTASQHGGALPQQSLSDAAVAFTPGTGTVTASQYGGALPQQSLSDAAVAFTPGTGTVTASQHGGALPQQSLSDGAAAFTPGTVTASQYGGALPQQSLSDGAAAFTPGTVTASQHGGALPQQSLSDGALMVGSKPLSRVASGAERYPETVEALRDVGRLRERHNTLETRVELLEAGKADQAQLQHLRELLPDMGDRDVPDNLLDQLTHLRVLVDSLMGDRAKLGELEQLILNIGTVQGSEGGSETAKGSDSEDSSDSPKQGQLRLQILYLRNAVQKVEEEVLLLKTENTSAKAEQKTKKDRQLQDQMDNLRGMLEDMMASSSSLLSQSFQQEPQGSEQGQGSGQAGGQQGSTCPSCSVDVSRKVSQLFQRYENLQGLVSRFMNQQGGGRPGAESSELMNDVQGAIMQLQAECEKLHGTANHLIKEHGQKQVHIDHLYKSMEELDEKKADKELVEMEIEIKADKRALETKVSRMQFDSMTEELNTMFQELLSKITGQEQDWHKIIDKISTEMECKLDRIELDPVKKQLEDRWKSIRKQLQAQPAPKEDDAAGIRKQLVARFHCISCDRPVDMLTPGPHLVTLPSTPGLPSHKSNRPYTIYELEQVRQHCRSERIPEMADYSYLAMSRSCGGSHTVTYPNRRYTRLQQFSHFIQAEEETPPISSSPLRIQPEEVDILGLDGHIYKGRLKTRSVKTVDARLPTIFPKDGMCKSKDKIMRSQFQKPGCTEPGCVTPVRPQSAKTQRSRSVSGSSVRDRPMSSLGCLSQATLPQSSSHADTTSELLQQDLELHVDLSQSEVEPVIIL